The proteins below are encoded in one region of Rana temporaria chromosome 2, aRanTem1.1, whole genome shotgun sequence:
- the NYX gene encoding nyctalopin, with translation MEQVMFANILHVFLFIQPLYAIWACFRSCPSSCVCTQERNCSVLCDRIGLHEIPNEFPCEASFINLDKNNIKFLSERAFGTLPSLKCLSLSHNNISFITPGAFKGLPNLIELKMAHNDYIRYLHTRTFSALKKLVKLHLADCNLFNIPDRIFLDLPLLEELMLFQNNFRRIPGTIRGMRNLTHVYLESNRIEAVAYNSLQELPNLKYLNLQDNKINVIHDKSFQDCHKMEYLFLNDNLLNELPENSFKGLKKLKMLNLAGNSIRNISSSWFQDLIELEILYLDRNKISYIEEGAFENLTSLVALHLNSNNLTTLPFEVFRPVYFIGRLFLFKNPWECDCRIEWLRDWMENYKLVRDIPCSAPTSLAGIDLSNVLFKRSEEGTCLDPNEQNFTYYVALPTERLPSTMESKLSSLISKLLLPKGNYEDLGNTTEGFDNSTFSDVNGNTAYLSFSTYIVAYVVLVISYTTVII, from the coding sequence TCTTCCTGTTTATCCAGCCTCTGTATGCCATATGGGCCTGTTTTCGTTCTTGTCCATCAAGCTGTGTATGCACTCAGGAACGAAACTGTTCTGTACTATGTGATCGCATTGGACTGCACGAGATCCCTAATGAATTCCCATGTGAAGCTTCTTTTATTAACCTAGATAAAAACAACATCAAATTTCTTTCTGAGCGGGCTTTTGGGACTTTGCCTTCATTAAAATGTCTCTCACTGAGCCACAACAACATATCTTTCATCACCCCAGGGGCTTTCAAAGGGCTACCCAACCTGATTGAGCTCAAAATGGCTCATAATGATTATATACGCTATTTACACACTCGAACATTCTCTGCTCTCAAGaaactggtaaagctgcatttagcagactgcaatttgttcaatATTCCAGATCGAATATTTTTAGACCTTCCTTTACTGGAGGAACTTATGCTTTTTCAGAACAATTTCCGTAGGATTCCAGGAACTATCCGAGGTATGCGCAATTTGACTCATGTTTATTTAGAGAGTAACAGAATTGAGGCTGTTGCCTATAATTCTCTTCAGGAATTGCCAAATCTTAAATATCTTAATCTCCaagacaataaaataaatgtaattcatGATAAGTCTTTCCAAGATTGCCATAAGATGGAGTATCTGTTCCTTAATGACAATTTGCTGAATGAGTTGCCAGAAAACTCCTTTAaaggattaaaaaaattaaaaatgctaaaTTTGGCTGGAAACTCCATACGGAACATCTCATCTTCATGGTTTCAAGATCTAATTGAGCTGGAAATCCTTTATCTAGACAGGAATAAAATAAGCTATATTGAGGAAGGGGCTTTTGAAAATCTCACCAGCTTAGTAGCCTTACACCTAAATAGCAACAATTTGACAACATTGCCATTTGAGGTCTTCCGACCCGTTTATTTCATAGGCAGATTGTTTCTTTTTAAGAATCCATGGGAATGTGACTGCAGGATTGAATGGTTAAGAGATTGGATGGAGAATTATAAATTGGTTCGTGACATTCCCTGTTCAGCTCCAACATCTCTTGCAGGCATTGACCTAagcaatgttttatttaaaaggtcAGAAGAAGGCACCTGCCTTGACCCAAACGAACAAAATTTTACCTATTATGTTGCCCTTCCTACTGAAAGGCTTCCATCGACCATGGAATCAAAACTAAGCAGTCTTATCTCAAAACTTCTCCTACCAAAAGGAAATTATGAAGATTTGGGCAATACAACAGAAGGCTTTGACAACAGCACGTTCTCGGATGTAAATGGAAACACAGCGTACCTGTCTTTTTCAACATATATTGTTGCATATGTTGTGCTTGTTATCAGTTATACAACTGTTATAATTTAG